The Methanomethylovorans hollandica DSM 15978 genome includes a region encoding these proteins:
- a CDS encoding tetratricopeptide repeat protein: MDQKQSIADNIESLKEKFRQVPSLEGMVRVVIAYHQTGFTERGIGFAEAVLLQISDEKIRSMQMGMIMELVGRYKEALQYLDKVLKLSPADLQALHAKAMILAINGSFADAAVIYRKLREDNPSDLQAISGMLLCLFGEGLLNDALALYQQSTATLPKAPHEWHPKGMIDGIVAAFFETDTSVDHGMTAEKIKESFRRMEDIIGNFGAEVQTFYTMGELSGRETFNKTLEKKKTKN; this comes from the coding sequence ATGGATCAAAAGCAGAGTATTGCTGATAATATTGAAAGCCTGAAGGAAAAATTCAGGCAAGTTCCCTCCCTTGAGGGAATGGTGCGCGTGGTGATTGCGTACCATCAAACGGGGTTCACTGAAAGGGGCATAGGTTTTGCTGAAGCTGTACTGTTGCAGATCAGTGATGAAAAGATAAGATCAATGCAAATGGGCATGATCATGGAGCTTGTGGGAAGATATAAGGAAGCGCTCCAATATCTGGATAAGGTTCTGAAGCTCTCACCAGCCGATCTTCAGGCACTGCATGCCAAGGCAATGATACTTGCCATAAATGGAAGCTTTGCAGATGCCGCTGTGATCTACCGCAAACTGCGGGAAGACAACCCATCGGACCTGCAGGCAATATCAGGAATGCTCCTGTGCCTTTTTGGAGAAGGCCTGTTAAATGATGCACTTGCTCTGTATCAGCAATCTACGGCCACGCTTCCCAAAGCTCCGCATGAATGGCATCCGAAGGGTATGATAGATGGTATAGTAGCCGCATTTTTTGAAACAGATACATCTGTTGACCATGGTATGACTGCGGAAAAGATTAAAGAGAGTTTCAGGCGTATGGAGGATATCATCGGTAATTTCGGAGCCGAGGTGCAGACGTTCTACACGATGGGAGAGCTCTCCGGCAGGGAAACATTCAACAAAACACTGGAAAAAAAGAAAACTAAGAATTGA
- a CDS encoding HAD family hydrolase has translation MDTRAFGDPLSPYTSFIRVEAGSVNMLRSIIFDMDGVLVDSMPSHADAWIAVSKEVGADVSREDIYEIEGANHILGIQWLFEKAGRQVEPHLYEEIKRKKVEFFSANASITPFAGIAECLSDLKRHYSLAVVTGSDRYTVNSIMEDFFPDVFDTFVCGEDVHYGKPYPDPYLKAVELLGVRKDECIVVENAPMGVESAKKAGLFCVGLPTYVPPSRLSLADLVLHDHPALYEYFKKLILSGN, from the coding sequence TTGGATACGCGTGCTTTTGGAGATCCTCTAAGTCCGTACACAAGTTTTATCCGTGTTGAAGCAGGTTCTGTCAACATGCTCAGATCCATCATTTTTGATATGGATGGGGTGCTGGTGGACTCCATGCCTTCCCATGCTGATGCCTGGATAGCGGTTTCAAAAGAAGTGGGTGCCGATGTATCCAGGGAAGATATCTATGAGATAGAAGGTGCGAACCACATACTGGGTATACAGTGGCTATTCGAAAAAGCCGGCAGGCAGGTAGAGCCCCATTTATATGAAGAGATCAAGCGCAAGAAAGTGGAATTCTTCAGTGCAAATGCAAGTATCACACCTTTTGCAGGTATAGCCGAGTGTCTCAGCGATCTCAAACGGCATTATTCCCTTGCTGTGGTTACAGGTTCCGATAGATATACGGTCAACTCCATCATGGAAGACTTCTTCCCGGATGTTTTCGATACCTTTGTATGTGGTGAAGACGTCCATTATGGCAAACCATATCCTGACCCCTATCTTAAAGCAGTGGAATTGCTTGGCGTAAGGAAAGACGAATGTATAGTAGTGGAAAACGCACCTATGGGTGTGGAATCTGCCAAAAAGGCAGGACTTTTCTGTGTGGGCCTACCTACATATGTGCCTCCTTCAAGATTGAGCCTGGCTGACCTTGTGTTACATGACCATCCTGCTTTGTACGAATATTTTAAAAAGCTGATCCTTTCAGGTAATTAG
- a CDS encoding CbbQ/NirQ/NorQ/GpvN family protein: protein MLKKCSLSEELPVEEYLIEKEPYYVPVGNEIEIFMSAYRNKLPVNLKGPTGSGKTRFMEFMAYKLKRPLVTVACHEDLTATDLVGRFLIKGDSVEWSDGPLTKAVRHGAICYLDEVVEARKDTIVVIHPLTDDRRIMPIDKLGVILKAPSEFMLSISYNPGYQSVVKDLKQSTRQRFVAIDFDYPPAELEMKIVAHESGVNEEMARYLVDIGHRIRNFKQHGLEEGVSTRLLIYAGKLIKDGIDPKEACRIAMVRPITDNTDLQKSIDEIISTIME from the coding sequence ATGCTTAAAAAATGCAGTCTGTCAGAGGAATTACCTGTTGAAGAGTATCTTATTGAGAAGGAGCCATATTATGTGCCTGTGGGAAATGAAATAGAGATCTTCATGTCAGCCTACCGGAATAAGTTGCCAGTTAACCTTAAAGGTCCTACTGGTTCAGGAAAAACCCGTTTTATGGAATTCATGGCCTACAAACTAAAGCGTCCCCTGGTAACCGTAGCCTGTCATGAAGATTTGACAGCTACTGATCTTGTGGGAAGGTTCCTGATAAAAGGCGATTCCGTTGAGTGGAGCGATGGCCCTCTTACAAAAGCTGTCAGACATGGTGCCATCTGTTATCTTGACGAGGTCGTGGAAGCCCGTAAGGATACGATAGTTGTTATCCACCCTCTTACTGATGACCGCCGTATCATGCCCATAGATAAACTGGGTGTGATCCTCAAAGCTCCTTCTGAATTCATGTTAAGTATCTCCTATAATCCGGGTTATCAGAGCGTTGTAAAAGATCTCAAGCAAAGCACACGTCAAAGGTTCGTGGCTATAGATTTCGATTATCCCCCTGCAGAGCTTGAAATGAAGATAGTTGCCCATGAAAGCGGAGTCAATGAGGAAATGGCTCGCTATCTTGTAGATATCGGTCACAGGATCAGGAACTTCAAACAACACGGCCTAGAAGAAGGTGTAAGCACCCGGCTACTCATCTATGCCGGGAAACTCATAAAAGATGGCATAGATCCAAAAGAAGCATGTCGTATAGCTATGGTTAGACCTATCACTGATAACACCGACCTGCAAAAGAGCATTGATGAGATAATCTCCACCATCATGGAGTGA
- a CDS encoding nitric oxide reductase activation protein NorD — protein sequence MPEAGGKTLSPEELTDIVRSYFPNLDSDDFSSVVEPLKKISVQDLKFILNCGKFTFVKGRRVIRSYLKAAPQVYRLLPQDGFRNWILLAQKASFLSISCIEGFFDASGMITEKGGLPLLHRWTELGISIAGRDKGLAISYFTNTAKVVSSRPFEHFEELVSIGSNFSDSNIRVSEAYFKHLADLLSLMSTDEFHKFVDIIENIREKDWRTVIEIMNSSRETFSPIEPHRRYLILNALNSILRFGAPLIPALFNRSPRTMANLDDKDFKKWFSAAEKIAELNTDMATSFVNRSPNILGFTDVDEVKEWTDRSIVLLSRDRQAAKAFMEYSFKGLEKHMKNTDHEKRAFILDVGAELALVNPECVENFFKYAPEVLHLFTHQNFREWLTIGKAIAKQSSNLGAGYCRHSTLAFKMIPPAYHGEIFSTARILLEVDWLLAGIFFESLPEVVEKIDPAQIRKWAGIGLKVHEKDKKIAVDYFAFSPPLLADLDVRELEEWALKGISVFEESPIKGRPYFSLKSKSSTDTIEDLKGGIALKKVVNILKYYAIGLSGVDFSIRSKHVLPLAEGLDFMNPIIAGNVIYLEPKIKKYSDVEDNFNIYKLSVMHEVGHVQFSTTEVSVEKAYSILKKMGFEFSSAVETVSITSLFSAFQDHLLAIDLMGIIEDARIEYMIFTSYRGLRENFRHIRTQLLQARPIPETEMERFMEALMWLSTGNEPSFRMEEKMRQGINICRDLLHKVLHPDSSTLDSMEAVFEIYTLLKELYGPLTDLQYTPIKNLEYRGVGISALTEDEPASADPYEHMLARFVPQCEESREEEKKEEKPDEMFQEQNYAIPNDWSLRGSFIYDEWDTVINDYKSGWCVVKEIEPSGDSGEYFEDAIKRYGNEIALIRRIFSTMKPESFHKLKGQTDGTEIDIDALIEALMEKRCGADLDDRFYLRWDKRERDVATLFLVDVSASTSKKLDIGGQSIIDVEKDSVIIMSQALESIGDKYAIYAFSGHTRNDVEYYIIKEFNEELTDTVANRISLLEPVANTRLGPVIRHSITKLEQVQASTKMIVLLSDGEPYDTCHGEGAYEGRLAEEDTRVAIQEGHARNIHFFCITVDKDPGNYLDTIFSNVGYTIIDDAQVLPARLPALYKRLTT from the coding sequence ATGCCAGAAGCAGGCGGAAAAACTCTTTCCCCGGAAGAACTTACTGATATTGTCAGATCATATTTCCCTAATCTAGACTCAGATGATTTTTCCTCTGTAGTGGAGCCTTTAAAGAAGATCTCTGTCCAGGATCTGAAGTTCATATTGAACTGTGGGAAATTTACATTCGTTAAAGGCCGCAGAGTTATTAGATCTTATCTGAAGGCAGCACCTCAGGTGTACCGTTTGCTTCCTCAAGATGGCTTTAGAAACTGGATCCTGCTCGCACAAAAAGCATCATTTTTGAGTATTTCGTGTATCGAAGGTTTCTTTGATGCGTCGGGTATGATCACTGAAAAGGGTGGTCTGCCTCTTTTGCACCGGTGGACAGAACTGGGAATCTCCATAGCAGGTCGGGACAAAGGGCTTGCTATATCGTATTTTACCAATACTGCCAAAGTTGTGTCATCCAGACCTTTTGAACATTTTGAAGAACTGGTATCTATTGGAAGCAATTTCTCAGATTCCAATATAAGAGTATCTGAGGCATATTTCAAACATCTGGCCGACCTTTTATCTCTGATGTCCACTGATGAATTTCATAAATTTGTGGATATAATTGAAAATATCAGAGAAAAGGACTGGAGGACCGTAATAGAGATAATGAACAGTTCCAGAGAAACATTCAGCCCCATTGAACCGCATCGAAGGTATTTGATACTCAATGCACTCAATTCCATTCTCAGGTTCGGTGCACCCCTGATCCCTGCACTGTTCAACCGCTCACCTCGTACTATGGCCAACCTGGATGACAAAGACTTCAAAAAATGGTTCTCTGCGGCAGAGAAAATAGCTGAGCTCAATACTGATATGGCTACATCCTTTGTGAATAGGAGTCCGAACATCCTTGGTTTTACAGATGTTGACGAAGTAAAGGAGTGGACAGATAGAAGCATAGTTCTTTTATCCAGGGACAGGCAGGCTGCAAAGGCATTCATGGAATATAGTTTCAAGGGTCTTGAAAAACATATGAAAAACACAGACCACGAAAAAAGAGCATTTATATTAGATGTGGGTGCTGAGCTTGCTCTGGTGAATCCGGAATGTGTAGAAAATTTCTTCAAATATGCTCCGGAAGTGCTGCATCTCTTTACTCATCAGAATTTCAGGGAATGGCTGACCATTGGAAAAGCGATAGCAAAGCAAAGTTCCAATCTTGGTGCAGGTTATTGCAGACATTCAACGCTTGCTTTTAAAATGATTCCTCCTGCTTACCATGGAGAAATATTTTCCACAGCCCGCATATTGCTGGAAGTAGATTGGCTGCTTGCAGGAATTTTCTTTGAAAGTCTTCCGGAAGTAGTGGAAAAGATAGACCCTGCACAGATCAGAAAATGGGCAGGTATCGGCCTGAAGGTACACGAAAAAGATAAAAAGATAGCAGTTGATTACTTTGCTTTCTCTCCGCCCCTGCTGGCAGATCTGGACGTAAGGGAACTTGAAGAGTGGGCACTCAAAGGTATCAGTGTTTTTGAAGAAAGTCCCATAAAGGGCAGGCCTTATTTTTCCCTTAAGTCAAAAAGTTCGACGGATACCATCGAAGATCTTAAAGGCGGTATAGCCCTGAAAAAGGTGGTGAATATACTCAAGTACTATGCAATTGGCCTTTCAGGTGTAGACTTCAGCATCCGGTCAAAGCATGTCCTGCCGTTGGCAGAAGGTCTTGATTTCATGAATCCCATAATTGCAGGTAATGTCATCTATCTGGAACCCAAGATCAAGAAATATAGTGATGTTGAGGATAATTTCAATATATATAAGCTAAGCGTGATGCATGAAGTGGGACATGTGCAATTCAGCACCACTGAAGTATCTGTTGAAAAAGCATATTCTATACTGAAAAAAATGGGATTTGAGTTTAGCAGCGCTGTGGAAACAGTGAGCATAACCAGTCTTTTTTCTGCATTTCAAGATCATCTTCTGGCCATTGATCTTATGGGTATCATAGAGGATGCAAGAATAGAATATATGATATTTACTTCCTACAGAGGACTGCGGGAGAATTTCAGACATATCAGAACTCAGCTTTTACAGGCAAGACCTATCCCGGAAACTGAGATGGAGAGGTTTATGGAAGCGCTGATGTGGCTTTCCACCGGAAATGAACCGTCCTTCCGGATGGAAGAAAAGATGAGGCAAGGTATAAACATTTGCAGAGATCTGCTCCATAAAGTACTTCATCCGGATTCCTCTACTCTGGATTCCATGGAAGCAGTATTTGAGATCTATACTTTGCTCAAGGAGCTTTATGGTCCTCTGACTGATCTGCAATACACACCAATTAAAAATCTTGAGTACAGGGGTGTGGGCATTTCTGCTTTGACCGAGGACGAGCCTGCTTCTGCTGACCCGTACGAGCACATGCTTGCAAGGTTCGTGCCCCAATGTGAGGAAAGCAGGGAAGAGGAGAAAAAAGAAGAAAAACCGGATGAGATGTTCCAGGAACAAAACTATGCTATTCCAAATGACTGGAGTTTGCGCGGGAGCTTCATATACGATGAGTGGGACACTGTGATCAATGACTACAAGTCCGGCTGGTGTGTGGTAAAAGAAATAGAGCCTTCTGGTGACTCGGGAGAATATTTTGAAGATGCTATAAAACGCTATGGAAATGAGATAGCACTTATCCGGCGTATATTCAGCACAATGAAACCTGAGTCTTTCCACAAGTTAAAAGGGCAGACAGATGGCACGGAGATAGATATAGATGCGCTCATAGAAGCCCTCATGGAGAAAAGATGCGGTGCGGATCTGGATGATCGTTTTTATCTGAGATGGGATAAAAGAGAAAGAGATGTGGCTACTCTTTTCCTTGTAGATGTAAGTGCCTCCACCTCCAAAAAACTGGACATAGGAGGTCAGAGTATAATAGATGTGGAAAAAGATTCTGTGATAATAATGAGCCAGGCGCTTGAGAGTATTGGAGATAAATACGCCATCTACGCTTTCTCCGGACATACCCGCAATGATGTGGAATATTACATAATAAAAGAATTCAATGAGGAACTTACCGATACTGTGGCCAACAGGATCAGTCTCCTGGAACCTGTAGCCAACACTCGTCTCGGACCTGTGATCAGACATTCCATCACAAAGTTGGAACAGGTACAGGCAAGTACGAAGATGATAGTGCTCCTCTCAGATGGAGAGCCCTATGACACCTGTCATGGAGAAGGAGCATATGAAGGACGCTTGGCAGAAGAGGATACAAGGGTAGCCATCCAGGAAGGACATGCCAGGAACATACATTTCTTCTGTATAACTGTAGATAAAGATCCGGGAAACTATCTGGACACTATCTTCTCAAATGTAGGTTACACGATAATAGACGATGCGCAGGTGCTTCCTGCAAGGCTTCCGGCATTATATAAGAGGCTCACTACGTAA
- a CDS encoding SemiSWEET family sugar transporter — protein MIGYLAGTLTTLAFAPQLFKALKTKSTKDISLLMLLCSTTGMTLWLYHGLLIKDIALISANSISIALSSTLLMYKLKKDYLELNKDSALTNDTTIRM, from the coding sequence ATGATCGGCTACCTTGCAGGAACACTTACAACTCTTGCTTTTGCACCTCAACTTTTTAAAGCTTTGAAGACGAAGTCCACAAAAGATATCTCATTATTGATGCTTTTGTGTTCTACAACAGGTATGACATTATGGTTGTACCATGGACTGCTGATCAAAGATATTGCTTTGATATCGGCAAACTCTATTTCTATAGCTCTGTCTTCAACTCTGCTTATGTATAAACTTAAGAAAGATTATCTGGAATTGAATAAAGACTCTGCATTGACCAATGATACTACGATCCGAATGTAG
- a CDS encoding CxxC-x17-CxxC domain-containing protein, whose product MNNDRRGGSGGFRSGGSGGSRGGSGGSGGFRSGGSGGSGGFRSGGSGGFRPSGPREMHKATCADCGQETEVPFVPSGDRPVYCRECYQKHRPPRRY is encoded by the coding sequence ATGAACAACGATAGAAGAGGCGGAAGTGGCGGATTCAGGTCTGGCGGAAGCGGCGGTTCAAGAGGCGGAAGTGGCGGAAGTGGCGGATTTAGGTCCGGCGGAAGTGGCGGAAGTGGCGGATTCAGATCCGGCGGAAGCGGTGGATTCAGACCAAGCGGTCCAAGAGAGATGCATAAAGCAACCTGTGCTGACTGCGGACAGGAAACGGAAGTGCCATTCGTGCCATCCGGTGACAGGCCTGTATACTGCAGGGAATGCTACCAGAAGCACAGACCACCAAGAAGATACTAA
- a CDS encoding Mov34/MPN/PAD-1 family protein produces the protein MKKIKGIARNTLRFILEVSRSSYPNEFAGLLQAEDGIISEVLILPGTESGESSALLHLFMMPNISTVGSVHSHPRGIVRPSNADIQMFGKTGNYHIIAGYPFDLQSWKCFNSEGEERELQIIDD, from the coding sequence ATGAAAAAAATAAAAGGTATTGCAAGAAATACCCTCAGATTTATCTTAGAGGTCAGCAGATCATCTTACCCTAATGAATTTGCCGGTTTGCTTCAGGCGGAAGACGGTATTATTAGCGAAGTGCTGATCCTGCCGGGAACAGAATCAGGAGAAAGCAGTGCCTTGCTGCATCTGTTCATGATGCCTAATATTTCTACGGTCGGTTCCGTGCACAGTCATCCCAGGGGAATTGTCAGGCCATCCAATGCAGATATACAGATGTTTGGAAAGACAGGGAACTATCATATAATCGCAGGATACCCCTTTGATCTTCAAAGCTGGAAATGTTTCAATTCCGAAGGAGAAGAAAGAGAGCTGCAAATAATAGATGATTAA
- a CDS encoding DUF5658 family protein, which yields MQTNSSLRSILWEIRIIILFYVIGDWLSTAYALPNGQEGNILLSSFITNNGIYGLLLLKLLFVVLLVINFYVLNNCIHEVVPYLKEGLKSSVAILGIVLTVNNILVGLYGWSFLGSMVASLHA from the coding sequence ATGCAGACTAATTCATCCCTTAGAAGTATTCTCTGGGAAATCCGCATCATTATTCTCTTCTATGTAATAGGTGATTGGCTGAGCACTGCATATGCTCTGCCTAACGGACAGGAAGGCAATATACTTCTTAGTTCTTTTATAACCAATAATGGGATATATGGTTTGTTACTGCTTAAATTATTGTTTGTAGTCTTGCTGGTAATCAACTTTTACGTGCTGAATAATTGCATACATGAGGTCGTCCCCTACTTAAAAGAAGGACTCAAGTCTTCAGTAGCTATACTTGGCATTGTGCTTACCGTAAATAATATCCTTGTGGGACTTTATGGCTGGAGCTTTTTGGGATCCATGGTTGCTTCATTGCATGCATGA
- a CDS encoding PaaI family thioesterase has product MQETITPFMELLSKDRFSAYCNMEVLEVSPGYAKARMLIADEHLNAFGTVHGGAIFTLADLAFGSASNAHGRVSVAINCSIAFVKAAKKGYLTAEAREVSIGHKLATYVITVTDEENEIIASFQGTVYRKNETIEGLIA; this is encoded by the coding sequence GTGCAAGAAACAATTACACCTTTTATGGAACTATTGTCAAAGGATAGATTTTCAGCTTATTGCAATATGGAAGTGCTTGAGGTCAGTCCAGGATACGCAAAAGCTCGTATGCTTATAGCAGATGAGCATCTGAATGCTTTTGGCACTGTGCACGGTGGAGCGATATTCACTCTTGCAGATCTGGCATTCGGTAGTGCATCAAATGCTCATGGCCGGGTGTCAGTGGCGATAAATTGTTCAATAGCTTTTGTGAAAGCTGCCAAAAAAGGATATCTGACCGCGGAGGCAAGGGAAGTATCAATAGGTCACAAACTGGCTACCTATGTAATTACTGTAACAGATGAGGAGAATGAAATTATAGCAAGCTTTCAGGGTACTGTGTACAGAAAAAATGAAACAATAGAAGGCCTGATAGCTTAA
- a CDS encoding methanogenesis marker 8 protein: MVHVMEILGMARVVVKDGKVTEVGEPQLDWCPLFEKARGIKHINSEEIRKNMEFRIRDFGLFTPQRKLDMDVFVGFGASEVMMTGLNRGMLDATVTVCDGAGTVITANPRLVQGMGARISGLVETEPIPEVIAGIEQRNGIVLDPQHASIDPVQGLQKAAQIGYKKVAVSVIDALTASKLREIESAQGLDVCIIAAHTTGLTKEHASELLKYTDIVTACASRNLREIIKPIAQVGTAVPLFALTQKGKELLLERAKEVDSPILVNTMQLPVLPDKKQPRELK; this comes from the coding sequence ATGGTGCATGTAATGGAAATCCTTGGGATGGCACGGGTAGTTGTAAAGGATGGCAAGGTCACAGAAGTAGGAGAACCACAGTTAGACTGGTGTCCACTCTTTGAAAAGGCCAGGGGTATAAAACATATCAACTCTGAAGAAATTAGGAAGAACATGGAGTTCCGTATCCGGGACTTTGGTCTGTTCACTCCGCAAAGAAAACTTGACATGGATGTCTTCGTAGGTTTTGGGGCTTCTGAAGTGATGATGACTGGTCTTAACAGAGGCATGCTCGATGCAACGGTCACTGTATGTGATGGTGCAGGAACTGTCATTACTGCTAATCCAAGACTTGTGCAGGGTATGGGGGCAAGGATCTCCGGGCTTGTGGAGACCGAACCGATCCCTGAGGTCATAGCAGGCATTGAACAAAGGAATGGCATAGTACTTGATCCGCAGCATGCAAGCATCGATCCGGTTCAAGGTCTTCAAAAGGCTGCACAAATTGGTTACAAGAAGGTAGCTGTTTCTGTTATCGATGCTCTGACAGCTTCGAAGTTAAGGGAGATAGAGAGTGCACAAGGTTTGGATGTTTGTATTATAGCTGCCCATACTACGGGCCTGACAAAAGAACACGCTTCTGAGCTGCTGAAATATACTGATATTGTAACAGCATGTGCGTCCAGGAACCTGCGAGAGATCATAAAGCCAATAGCACAGGTAGGGACGGCAGTGCCTCTGTTCGCATTAACACAAAAAGGTAAAGAGCTGTTACTTGAACGTGCCAAAGAAGTGGATAGTCCTATACTGGTAAATACCATGCAGCTTCCGGTGCTTCCTGATAAGAAACAACCCCGGGAATTGAAATAA
- a CDS encoding phenylacetate--CoA ligase family protein: MKYWQPKYETMGHAELKELQLTRLKKTVAATYNNVPFYARRFKEAGIRPEDIRSLDDLKNLPFTYKADLRDNYPFGLFAVPKSEVVRIHASSGTSGKPTVVGYTKNDLETWSDLLARNLTMVGLGKDDVFQNAVNYGLFTGGLGFHYGVEKIGAMIVPSGTGSTTRQLEMMIDFGVTALHCTPSYALYLAETAREMDIVDKLSLRVGCFGAEPWSSNTRKQLEKILNIKAYDSYGLSEVMGPGVAFECEEQDGLHLWSDHFFVEVLDENGEQVSEGEKGELVLTSLTKEAFPIVRYRTGDITRLLESECSCGRTTVRISRLLGRADDMLIVRGINVFPSQIEDVVVKIPEITEHFQVILDRNKKMLDEITVKVEITENAFTGELRDLAELQKHVEDELQSVLNIRTNVELAEKGSIPRTEGKSKKVIDRRNAL; this comes from the coding sequence ATGAAATACTGGCAGCCAAAATATGAGACCATGGGTCATGCAGAACTCAAGGAATTACAGCTAACTCGGTTAAAAAAAACAGTGGCTGCAACTTATAACAATGTTCCTTTCTATGCCCGCAGGTTCAAAGAGGCCGGTATAAGGCCGGAAGATATCCGATCTCTGGATGATCTGAAAAATCTGCCTTTCACCTATAAAGCTGATCTGCGGGATAACTATCCTTTTGGCCTTTTTGCAGTACCGAAGAGCGAGGTAGTGAGGATCCACGCTTCTTCCGGTACAAGTGGTAAACCCACTGTTGTGGGCTATACTAAAAATGATCTGGAAACCTGGTCGGATCTTTTGGCCCGCAATCTGACAATGGTAGGTCTTGGCAAGGACGATGTATTCCAGAATGCAGTGAACTATGGTCTTTTTACTGGCGGGCTTGGGTTCCATTACGGTGTGGAAAAGATAGGTGCCATGATCGTTCCAAGCGGCACGGGTAGTACCACACGCCAGCTTGAGATGATGATAGATTTTGGAGTAACGGCATTGCATTGTACTCCTTCTTATGCCCTTTATCTAGCTGAGACTGCCAGGGAGATGGATATAGTTGATAAATTATCCCTGCGCGTAGGATGTTTCGGTGCAGAACCTTGGTCATCGAACACGCGAAAACAGCTTGAAAAAATACTGAACATCAAAGCATATGATTCCTATGGGCTATCCGAGGTCATGGGTCCGGGTGTGGCTTTTGAGTGTGAGGAGCAGGATGGATTGCACCTTTGGAGCGATCATTTCTTTGTGGAAGTGCTTGACGAAAATGGAGAGCAGGTATCTGAAGGAGAAAAAGGAGAACTGGTGCTGACATCTCTTACCAAAGAGGCATTCCCAATTGTCAGATACAGGACCGGAGACATCACACGTTTGCTGGAAAGCGAATGTTCATGTGGGCGGACAACTGTGCGGATCTCAAGATTGCTGGGCAGAGCTGATGATATGCTCATCGTCAGAGGCATCAATGTCTTCCCCTCACAGATAGAGGACGTAGTTGTGAAGATCCCGGAGATAACAGAGCATTTTCAGGTCATCCTGGACAGGAATAAAAAGATGCTGGATGAGATCACTGTAAAAGTGGAAATTACGGAAAACGCTTTTACAGGCGAGCTGCGTGATTTGGCCGAACTGCAAAAACACGTGGAAGATGAGCTTCAAAGCGTTCTGAACATACGTACGAATGTGGAACTGGCTGAAAAAGGTTCCATACCCCGTACGGAAGGTAAGTCTAAGAAGGTCATTGACAGGCGTAACGCTCTTTGA
- a CDS encoding DUF5788 family protein, with protein sequence MADIPDKEDTDLLITDWERKQFLAALHNRLFWVGEKIPYFVEMEGKKCKLHDRVWELINKETISDDEKQEIEECIQLLKKKELIDELELETKEMTREEAKGLFDETAGLLRAIMDLREIEEGISKEKEKKFHEMFSTQRTEEIRRWLNFLKDAGKV encoded by the coding sequence ATGGCTGATATTCCGGATAAAGAAGATACTGATCTGCTGATCACGGATTGGGAAAGGAAGCAATTTCTTGCAGCATTACACAACCGCCTTTTCTGGGTGGGAGAAAAAATACCTTATTTTGTTGAAATGGAAGGTAAAAAATGCAAGCTGCATGACAGGGTCTGGGAACTGATCAACAAGGAAACAATATCAGATGATGAAAAACAGGAGATTGAAGAATGTATTCAACTGTTAAAGAAAAAGGAACTCATAGATGAACTGGAGCTGGAAACTAAAGAAATGACCCGGGAAGAAGCAAAAGGACTGTTCGATGAAACTGCCGGGTTGTTACGTGCAATAATGGACCTTCGGGAGATCGAGGAAGGCATCTCAAAAGAAAAAGAAAAAAAATTCCATGAAATGTTTTCAACACAACGCACTGAAGAGATACGCAGATGGTTGAATTTCTTAAAGGATGCCGGAAAGGTATGA